The nucleotide sequence CCAGCGCCGCATCGCGCCGGTCGTCGTCGTCCGTCCGGTCACTGTACCACCACACGTACACGCTACGGTCCCGCAGCGGCAGCAGGCGCCCGGCCTGGCGGGCGGGGTCGGCGTAGCAGCAACGCCTGCCGCACGGAGTGGAGGCGGTGTTCGGAAAAGGACAGCCGTAGCGTACCGAGCAGAAGCGGCACGGGAACAGCACGTCGGCGCGGCCGCGCCAGGTGCCGAACTCGCGCAGGAAGCGCGCGAAGAACATCGACGGGTCCGTGGCGTTCTCCGACCTGCTGCGCGGATAGTAGATGATGAGGCCGGCGTGCTCGTCGTCGGCTTCGTGGCGCATCACGCGGATCATTTCCTGCATCTGGTGGCGCACGATGCCGTCGGCCGGGTCGTAGTCGAACAGCGGCCGGTGGTCGATGTGGTGATCGACCGTGAAGACGCAGCCGAGCACCCACGCATCGCTGGCCGCGCCGAGCAGAAGGCAGGTTGCAACGAGCACGCGCGCCGGGATGCACAGCTGGCGCAGCATCCACAGCGCAAGGCCGGCCAGCGCGAGTACGAGGAAGAAATCGCCGAAGAACAGGCGCTGGCTCTTGACCGGTCGGGCGATGAAGCCGGGCGAATACGCGAACAGCAGCAGTCCGCACCATCCGAGCACGAGAACGGTGCCGAGCAGTGTCGGAGACGGGCGCGGCAGTTTTGCCCGCCAGCGGCCGAGACAAGCGAGAACGCCGAACACGACGAGCGAGGCCACCAGTGCGTACGGCGCGAAACCTCCGAGCACGGCCCCCCGATCGAAACGCGGGAAGAACCCGATGCCGGCAAGTGCGGCAACGCGAGCGACAAGCGGCGGTGGCGGGCGCCGCGAATCCGGGTTCCACGGCCCGGCCGACATGTGCAGCACCTTGTGAACGTAGGCGCCGTCGGATCCGAGGTTGACGACGGCGACGCCTGCGAGCACCGCCGAGACCGCGAGTAGGCTGCGCAGCACCGTCGTGCGCCGCGGCTCGCCCTTCGTTGCCAGCGCAACGGTCCGGACGCCGATCCAGCCCAGCGCGTAGAACGGCAGGAAGAACGTGAGCGGGTACGCCTGCGAGATCCACGCGAACGCGAGCGCGAGCGCGAGCAGGCCGCGGATGGCGCCGCCCTGCAACATCAGCTCGCAACCGAGCACCGCGAACGTGATCGTCGCGAAGGCCTGCATGTTGAACGCCGAGATCGAAAGGTTCGTCAGCACCACCGGCGACATCGCCAGCAGCAGCCATGCCAGGCCCTCCGGGAACGGATCGCGCAGCACCAGCCGGAAAAGCGCCGCCGCCGCGGCGACGAACATCACGTCGTAGACCACCAGCACCGCCGTATTCGACCAGAACAGGCTCACCTGGCTGAAAAGACGGTGCAGCAGCACCGAAAGCACCGACTCGGCGCCGGTGTTGTACAGCGGAAACGAAAACGGATTGTGGAAATGCAGTTCCGGCCGCGCGAGCAGGTTACCCAGCGTGACGAAGGAATTCGCGTTGAGGAAGCTGATCAGGTCCCAGTTCGTGAAGTCGTCGGAATCCCACAGCAGGCGAATCGCGACCAGCAGGGCGAAATGCGCCAGCGCGAGCCTGCGAAACCAGATCCAGCGACGCGAACCGGCTTCGCCGGGCTCCATGCTCAGCCGAGGTGACGGGCAAGGAAGTCGCCGAGCCTTGAGGCAAACCAGTCGGGATCTTCGAGATAGATGCCGTGGCCGCGGCCGGCGACGATTTCGATTTCACTGCCGGCAATGTTGCGGCTGAGGATCACCGAGCCGCCGACGCCGAGGAAATCCTTCTCTCCGACGATGACGATAGTGGCCGCCGCGACGCCGCGCAGCGCCTCGGTCAGCGGATCGACATTGAGCGAGCGCATGGCCTCGATGACGAACGCGGCGCCGGGACCGTCGGGGACCGGACTGCGCTCGGGCTTCATGCCCATCAGCTTCATCATCGCCGCACCGCCTTCTTCGCGCGCGACCTCGATGCAGTGCGAATACCACGCGGCCGTCTTGTCGTTGCACTCGCTGGCGGTGCCGATGAGGCCGAGCGCGCTCGTGCGCGACGGAAAATCCACCGCGGTCTGCTGCACGACGACGCCGCCGGCGCTGTGCCCGACCAGTGCACTGCGCTCGATGCCGAGCACATCGAGAAGCCCGACGAGGTCGGCGGCAAGGTCGTGGCGCGTACAGGGCCCCGGGGCAGCCGTCGTGCCGCCGTGGGCGCGCAGGTCGTAGCGAAGCACGCGGAAACGATCGGACAGCCGCTCGGCGATGCCGCTCCAGATCTCGAGCGAGGCGGCCAGCCCGTGCACGAACGTGACGACGGGCCGCGCGGGATCGCCGGCGATCTCGTAGCGCACGTCGAGGTTTCCGACACAGACCTGCATGCCGCTACTGCTCGGCCCACGCGCGTTCGACGTAGGCACCGTCGCGCGCAGACCATCCGAACGCCTTGATCGCGCGCACTTGCCGGTCGTAGACCGAAACGACGAGCTGCAGTGCATCCGGGTACGACGGCTCTCCGAACGGAGTGGCCTGCGCCGTGTCTTCCGCGGAAAAGTACGACTCGTGGTCCGGGTGCGAATGGTAGAACGCAAGCAGCGTGGCACCGCCGGTGTCGGCAACCTCGAGCGCACGCCGCAGGTCGTCGGGATGGCCGGAGTACGCGATCCTGGCCGTGCGCGGATAATTGGCGGGATCCTTCGCGTGCATCTCGTCCTGGATGTTGCGAATGCGCAGTGCGCGCGTCGCTCCGTCGGCGAACGCGACGACGATGCCGCAGGCCTCGTCCGGATACTCGAGGCAGCAGTGTTCGCGCACTTCGTTCATCGTCGCTGCCTGGATCAACGTCGTCATCGTCCGAGCCGGTCCCGCCGCGTCGCCCCCGCCGCCGCACTTCGTTCCTGCACCAGTGCCAGAAGCACCCGATTGGCGGAAACGTCAATGCCGCGGGCATCGCCGCGGCGGCACACCTCACCGCAGATTGCGTCGATCTCGGTCCTCCGGCCGCGCTCGAGGTCCTGGAGCATCGACGATCGGTGCGCGGCCGTGACCGGCACCAGGCGCTCGTGGAAGACCCGGCGGTATTCGGCGGCATCCTTCCATGCCAGGCGGACGCCTTCGGCCTCGGCCACCGCGAACGCTTCGTCGATCACGCGATCCATCACGCGCCGCCTCGCCG is from Candidatus Binatia bacterium and encodes:
- a CDS encoding alpha/beta hydrolase; this encodes MQVCVGNLDVRYEIAGDPARPVVTFVHGLAASLEIWSGIAERLSDRFRVLRYDLRAHGGTTAAPGPCTRHDLAADLVGLLDVLGIERSALVGHSAGGVVVQQTAVDFPSRTSALGLIGTASECNDKTAAWYSHCIEVAREEGGAAMMKLMGMKPERSPVPDGPGAAFVIEAMRSLNVDPLTEALRGVAAATIVIVGEKDFLGVGGSVILSRNIAGSEIEIVAGRGHGIYLEDPDWFASRLGDFLARHLG
- a CDS encoding Mov34/MPN/PAD-1 family protein; translation: MTTLIQAATMNEVREHCCLEYPDEACGIVVAFADGATRALRIRNIQDEMHAKDPANYPRTARIAYSGHPDDLRRALEVADTGGATLLAFYHSHPDHESYFSAEDTAQATPFGEPSYPDALQLVVSVYDRQVRAIKAFGWSARDGAYVERAWAEQ